In Montipora foliosa isolate CH-2021 chromosome 13, ASM3666993v2, whole genome shotgun sequence, one DNA window encodes the following:
- the LOC137981903 gene encoding uncharacterized protein, producing the protein MTGVVCDVILGSRREIQRLLKDPKQPAEEQQPSSQAATLPSSGTSKKKYPVVMPYIRVFSEELRRILKGYNIPAYFKPSNTLRQLLVRPKDKLDKLQVTGPVYHIPCEDCPASYVGETERSFRARFMEHRRPSSSTSEVSRHIHTTEPGHSIDIANAEILEVEPKWFERGVKEAIHIRTLCPSLNKDGGRYNLSPIWTNLRNRGRGPLGNLRISRLLPRMTSPTTPVM; encoded by the coding sequence ATGACTGGTgttgtttgtgacgtcatcctCGGAAGtaggcgggaaattcaaaggctTCTGAAAGACCCTAAACAGCCCGCTGAGGAACAACAGCCTTCAAGTCAAGCCGCGACACTACCATCATCCGGCACCAGCAAGAAGAAATACCCGGTCGTCATGCCGTATATCCGTGTGTTCTCTGAAGAACTGAGAAGAATCCTGAAAGGCTACAACATCCCAGCCTACTTCAAACCATCTAATACCTTACGGCAACTACTAGTCAGGCCTAAGGACAAACTGGACAAACTCCAAGTCACGGGTCCAGTTTACCACATTCCATGTGAGGATTGTCCGGCATCTTACGTAGGAGAGACAGAACGGTCGTTCAGGGCCCGATTCATGGAGCACAGACGCCCCAGCTCCTCTACTTCCGAGGTGTCCAGGCACATACACACTACTGAACCGGGACATTCCATCGATATTGCTAACGCAGAGATTTTGGAGGTTGAACCGAAGTGGTTTGAAAGAGGTGTGAAGGAAGCCATCCACATTCGGACTCTATGCCCTTCACTCAACAAGGACGGAGGCCGCTACAACCTGTCCCCCATCTGGACCAACCTCAGGAACAGAGGGAGGGGGCCGCTCGGAAACCTTCGAATTTCCCGCCTACTTCCAAGGATGACGTCACCAACAACACCAGTCATGTGA